The Megalobrama amblycephala isolate DHTTF-2021 linkage group LG7, ASM1881202v1, whole genome shotgun sequence genome window below encodes:
- the LOC125271365 gene encoding CD209 antigen-like protein C — protein sequence MELEAIYESDEDTDTTGPQKWSKNKDKGKAQNHGGSRCLVLMTVCLGIICVVLLVFIIAQHISNTAERESLFKSNKNTVQEFNHTINSLQDNYTELMTEKDQLKNNFSSLSQKKLELETRVNDLTAEKSQFQRNIDSLSQKKLEMETRVNDLTAEKSQFQRNIDSLRQKRLELESKVTSLSVELRLKAFNKECSLDDLLISDEKMSWSKTRQYCRDRGADLIIIDTEVKQRCITSFVKDNVWIGLSDIEHEGNLTWVDNSPLNQGFWSEGEPNDAYGNEDCAEIMSSCTSFNLNNWNDLSCSEKRKGICEK from the exons ATGGAATTAGAGGCCATTTATGAGAGTGATGAAGATACTGACACTACTGGACCTCAAAAATGGAGTAAAAACAAGGATAAAGGGAAAGCTCAAAATCACG GAGGAAGTAGGTGTTTGGTGTTGATGACAGTGTGTCTCGGGATCATTTGTGTTGTTCTGCTGGTCTTCATCATAGCGCAGCACATCTCCAACACAGCAGAGAGAGAATCTCTGTTCAAGAGTAACAAGAACACAGTCCAAGAGTTCAATCACACCATCAACAGCTTACAGGACAATTACACTGAACTAATGACTGAAAAAGACCAACTGAAGAACAACTTCAGCTCTCTGAGTCAGAAGAAACTGGAGCTGGAGACCAGAGTCAATGATCTTACAGCTGAGAAAAGCCAGTTTCAGAGAAACATTGATTCTTTGAGTCAGAAGAAACTGGAGATGGAGACCAGAGTCAATGATCTTACAGCTGAGAAAAGCCAGTTTCAGAGAAACATTGATTCTTTGAGACAGAAGAGACTGGAATTAGAAAGCAAAGTCACGTCTTTGAGTGTTGAACTGAGGTTAAAAGCTTTTAATAAAG AATGCAGTTTAGATGACTTGTTGATATCTGATGAGAAGATGAGCTGGTCTAAGACCAGGCAGTACTGCAGGGATCGAGGAGCTGATCTGATCATTATCGACACTGAAGTGAAGCAG AGGTGCATAACTTCATTTGTCAAGGACAATGTGTGGATTGGTTTGTCTGACATTGAGCACGAGGGCAATTTAACATGGGTGGATAATTCACCACTGAATCAAGG GTTTTGGAGCGAAGGTGAGCCGAATGATGCTTATGGAAACGAGGACTGTGCTGAAATTATGTCTTCTTGTACATCTTTTAACCTGAACAACTGGAATGATCTCTCATGCTCTGAGAAGAGAAAAGGCATTTGTGAGAAATAG